Sequence from the Seonamhaeicola sp. ML3 genome:
GCAGCTTTTTTCCATAAAAACTTCAATGTTATGGATGAAGAAGAAAAAGTAAAACTCAAAAAGAAAATCGATTATCTGCATTGGTTAAAAATCATTGGAATCCCTCTAATAATAACCGTCATATTCATTGCACTTTACAAGAATGGAAATCCAGTTTTTGAAAATTTAATTAACAAAATAGACTTTAGTTTTATCAATATGCAATGGATTTTATTTACTGCATTAGGTTATTATTTTCTGTATAATATCTCAGAACCAATACCCGTTAACCCCGCAACCGAACTAGATGTAAAAACCGATAATATCTTAATGCCAAAGGACTCTTTTTCTAATGACTCTACCGCAAAAGAAAATCAGCTTGGTGTGGTTTTAATATCTATACTTAACCTACTTATCGTGTTTTTCCTTATTACGGACTTCTCCTTTTTGCTTTCAACCAGAGAATTAAGAGCTTCTGAGTTTTCAAGTCAGGTACACAGTGGTATTAATGCATTAATTGCCTCAATAATTATCGCTATTGTAATCATTCTGTATTTCTTCCGTGGAAACCTTAACTTTTTTAAAGGAAACCAAAACTTAAAACGACTGGCTTACACTTGGATCATACTAAACAGTATCCTTGTTATAAATACTGTTATTAAAGATTGTCAATATATCTACTACTTCGGGTTTACCTATAAGAGAATTGGGGTCTTAGTATATCTTTTACTCACTATAATCGGCCTTTCAACTACAGCAATTAAAGTCAATAAAATAAAGAATTTCTGGTATCTATTTAGGATTAACTCGCTTATAGCCTTTACAATTTTAATCATTTCGTGTACCATAAATTGGGATAAACACATTACTTATTACAATTTATACCATACTAAATCTATGGATTTTAAATACCTCGTGAATCTTTCTAATAACAACACGCTTTTATTGAAAAAATATAGCGATGACAATAATTTAATAGGTGACAGGAAAAGACAAGTGGCTATTAAATACCATGACTACTTAAAGACATTAAATGAAAATAACTGGCAGGAGTTTACATACGATAATCTAAAAATAAACAGATAAATGAGAATTGGGAATACCATCGGAAAAGCCACATTACTTGCAACTGTAATCTTTTGGTTAATCATTTTTAGTAAGGTTTATGAACCCGAAATGTTTTTATACCTCCTACTATCAATGGTTCCAATTTGTATTTGTTGTGCGATAACGGTAACCTTAACTATAGCACCATTCTTTTGGTATGAAGGAAAACCAAGAAAAACAGAAAAAAAATTTTTAAACACTTTTTTCCCGTTTATGCCATTGTTGTTTTTTGTTTATGTTTTTATGGGCTGTTGTGGAGCAGCGATTTAACTTGCTTTTGGGTTTCTGCTTTCTTTACATCATTACAATCTTGGGTTTGGTTAGCAAAGGATAACGAAAAACCATCTCAAATATGAAATACTTAAAAAGAACCATACAGTTTTTTCTTTTTGCTTTGTTGCTAATAACATCAATAAACGCATGGATAAGCATTCAGGCAAAAAACTTGATTTATGATAACGTACACTCAATTCCTAAGAACAAAGTAGGATTGGTTTTAGGGGCTGGAAAACTTACCGCAAATGGTAGAATTAACCTTTATTATTTATATAGACTAGAGGCAGCCATTACACTATACAAATCTGGTAAGATAGATTACATTTTGGTAAGTGGTGACAACAGCCGAAAAGATTATGACGAACCTACCGATTTTAAAAACGACTTAATTGAGCGAGGAATTCCCGAAGATAAAATATATCTAGATTACGCAGGTTTTAGAACTCTAGATTCTGTAATTAGAGCTAAAGAAATATTTGGTCAAACATCCTTAACAATCATCTCCCAGAAGTTCCATAACGAACGCGCCTTGTATCTAGCAAAATATAAAAACATTAAAGCCATTGCATATAATGCTAAAGACATTAAAGGGCGTTACGGAACAAAAACAAGGTTGCGAGAGTATCTTGCAAGAACAAAAGCTTCACTGGATTTATTGTTTAATATTCAACCAAAATTTTTAGGTAAAAAAATTGAGATTTCATGACAAATCAATTCAATAGAACATATTTAGTTTTAACACTTCTAATTTTAATAACAGAAATACTAATCGCCATCTATATAAAAACAGGCTTTGTTAGACATACATTGGGAGATGTTTTAGCAACAATTTTAGTTTTCTCTTTTTTTAGAAGTTTTCTTAAAGTGAACCCAATAAAGCTAGGCATTTATGTATTAATTTTTGCTTTTACCCTGGAACTCATTCAGTTTTTAAATGTTCTTGATTATTTCAATGTTCAAAATAAAATAGTAAGGATAGCTCTTGGAACGACCTTTCAAGCAACAGATCTTATAGCCTACACTTTAGGTGTAGTAATAATTGTAATTACAGACATAAAATTATTTTCCAATGAATAACATAAAACAACTCATTAACAACCAGTTTAAAACATTTGCCTTATTAACTGTTTCTATAGTTTTCAGCATGGTGCTGTTAATGATTAGAATGAAGCTAACACATTCCTTTTTTTACTTGTTTTTGGTTTGGAATTTGTTTCTGGCAGTCATACCCTTTGCCATTACGAGCTATTTGGCAAGTCTCCCCAAGCTTAATAAATTTGAGCTAATTAGTTGGTTTGGTGTATGGCTGCTTTTTTTACCTAATGCCCCTTATATTATAACAGACCTTTTGCATTTAAAAAGAAGTGATTCTCATCTATTATGGTTAGATATTCTTGTGGTTGGTTCCTTTGCCATGGTTGGTCTTATGCTTTTCTTTATTTCGATTCTAGATATGAAAAATTGTCTTGTGAAAAGGATAAAACTAAAATATGTGAATTCTTTAATCACGATTATTATTTTCCTTTGTGGCTTTGGCGTTTACTTAGGAAGGTTTTTGAGATACAACTCATGGGAAATAGTTCAAGACCCTATTTCTCTATTTAGTGATATTTTAGAAATTATATTCTACCCAGGTCAATATTCTGAAGCTTGGTTATTCACACTATTATATGGAACCTTTTTAATGGTTGGGTTTTATCTTTTCAAGGTTATTTCATCTAAATAATATTTAAAAAGAAAAAAACCACCAAAGTGCTTTTTGGTGGTTTTTTATTATTCTATTGAACAATTATTAATTTAAATATCTCATTAAACACGAAAAATCTCCGTAGCTCTGAGTATAAATAATCTTTCCATTTTCATCAAAATCATAGGACGAATACATTTTAATTTCACCAGATTTCGCTTCGGTAGAATCAGTAGCCGGCAAAGTTACTTGCCAAATACCATAATAGCGTACAGAGCCATCAGGCTGTTTTGTATCCGGATTTACTCCAGGCAATAACTGTGGAGGGCTAGTTAAAAGCTTAAAATCAAATCTTGATAAAAAGGCCTTATCATTTGCCTTTGATTCCTCACTATGAACCAATACTGTATCTACCTTGGCTCCAAAAACAGTACTCAATCCTATTGCATTTTCAGCAAAAATTGAATAATCAGGTGTTTCATTTTCCCAGTTAGAAATGTCTTTAAGTACGATTTCAGAATTTTTCGCAAACAACTCTTGAGCTGAATTGTCTGGTTCTGTTTTACAACTTGTCAATAAAATGGCAATTAAAAAGATTGAAAAAATAGTTTTCATAAAAATTAGTTTTGGTTAATTAATACTTAAATAAAATGCATTTAATTGTATATTAAATACTTACACTTTTTTTTAAATAGTAATTAATAGCAAAAAAGGAATAATTAATAATTATTTAGGAACAATTATTGCATGATAAATAAGAGTACATAAAGGATTATGAAACTTTTTGATACCTTTGTTTTCCTTTTTACAATCTACAGATATAGATTTCTTAAAGTATGTAAAAAGTTAAATTAATTTAGGGGTCGACTGGTTTTGACAGCGAGATTAATTGAACGGTAAGCACGTCGTGTAATGACATTGAAACACGTTAAAGGCTAGGTCAAACTTTAAACGGCGAAAATAATTACGCTTTAGCTGCTTAATAACTGAATTATAGTAAGTTCAAGCCCCGGCACACAAGGTGTGCAAGCTAAATGTCTCCAGAAAGCCTTGGTTTATGGCGTTCTTTTTAGAGGCATCGTAAATATAGACTAAGATATTATAGCGCTTTGATGTAATATCGAGATTAAAAAGCTAAGTTTTAAGTAGGTTGTTTTTAACCGGCTTATTATCGAAAACCAAGAAAAAACTAAGCGTGTAGAAAGCCCTTTGGTTACTTGTTTGGACGAGGGTTCGACTCCCTCCGACTCCACAAAATTAAAAAGCCTTCATTGTAAATATGAAGGCTTTTTTTATTTATTCAATACACTTTAACTTATCCATAAAAAATTCGGGGTAGTCAATATCAGAAAACTCTAAAACGCCTTCAGTTCCTTTTAGTGTTATTGATTTTATCGGAGAACTTTTGAGTACTACTTTTTGATTATTAGATAAACTTCCTTTGAATTCGTAATCACCACAATTGGTACCATAGGTATGATAAAATGTGATTGTTTTTTTATTTTCTAAACTTATCAAAACATAAGTTTTCTTCTTCGAATAACCACTTACACAACCTAAATTAGATGGCGAATTAATAAAAATATCTGCTTTACCTCCTTTCTTGTATAGCTCTATTGTTAGACCTTTGGCTACGGAATATGCTTTGGTTAAAATTACTTTTTCTGAGTATAGATTATCATATTCATTCATAGCATAATGACATGTCCTTCTAAACTTTTGTCTTTCTAAAGCCTTAATATCAAATTTATCTTCTTTACTCTTTTCTTTTTCCAAAGCAATACGCTTACGTTCGGCCGCTTCTACTTTAGCCATAGAATCTAACCGACGTTGCTTTCGTAAAGCCGCTTCTCGTTTGCGGGCTTGTTGTTCCTTCTCGTAGGCAATTCGTTTGCGCTCAGCTGCTTCTACTTTAGCAATAGAATCCAAACGGCGCTGTTCTCTTAAGGCTTCCTCTCGTTTGCGGGCCTGTTCCTGCTCGTAGGCAATACGTTTACGCTCAGCTGCTTCTACTTTGGCAATAGAGTCCAATCGGCGCTGTTCTTGTAAGGCCGCTTCTCGTTTGCGGGCTTGCTCCTTCTCGTAGGCAATACGTTTACGCTCAGCTGCTTCAACTTTAGCTATAGAATCCAATCGACGTTGCTCTCTTAATACTTCCTCACGTTTGCGGGCTTGTTCCTGCTCGTAGGCAATACGTTTGCGCTCAGCTGCTTCGACTTTAGCTATAGAATCCAATCGGCGCTGTTCTCTTAAAGCCGCTTCACGTTTGCGGGCCTGTTCCTGCTCATAGGCTATTCGTTTGCGCTCAGCTGCTTCTACTTTGGCTAAAGAATCCAATCGGCGCTGTTCTTGTAAGGCTGCTTCTCGTTTGCGAGCTTGTTCCTGCTCATGGGCAATACGTTTGCGCTCAGCTGCTTCTACTTTGGCTAAAGAATCCAATCGGCGTTGCTCTCTTAAGGCTTCCTCACGTTTGCGGGCCTGTTCCTGCTCGTAGGCAATACGTTTGCGCTCGGCTTCTTCTGCTTTAGCAATAGAATCCAAACGACGTTGCTCTCTTAAGGCTTCTTCACGTTTGCGGGCCTGTTCCTGCTCATAGGCAATACGTTTGCGCTCTGC
This genomic interval carries:
- a CDS encoding DUF4153 domain-containing protein, which codes for MKKTALLIGSIAFSTMFYSQGLGLNLSIFSLVVISVLVIYNQNAFNRKSTIAFSAVYLITSISFFIFNSTLSLIANIVTFITLVGHVSEKDSSIYVNWLNGFYTCIAAFFHKNFNVMDEEEKVKLKKKIDYLHWLKIIGIPLIITVIFIALYKNGNPVFENLINKIDFSFINMQWILFTALGYYFLYNISEPIPVNPATELDVKTDNILMPKDSFSNDSTAKENQLGVVLISILNLLIVFFLITDFSFLLSTRELRASEFSSQVHSGINALIASIIIAIVIILYFFRGNLNFFKGNQNLKRLAYTWIILNSILVINTVIKDCQYIYYFGFTYKRIGVLVYLLLTIIGLSTTAIKVNKIKNFWYLFRINSLIAFTILIISCTINWDKHITYYNLYHTKSMDFKYLVNLSNNNTLLLKKYSDDNNLIGDRKRQVAIKYHDYLKTLNENNWQEFTYDNLKINR
- a CDS encoding vancomycin high temperature exclusion protein, coding for MKYLKRTIQFFLFALLLITSINAWISIQAKNLIYDNVHSIPKNKVGLVLGAGKLTANGRINLYYLYRLEAAITLYKSGKIDYILVSGDNSRKDYDEPTDFKNDLIERGIPEDKIYLDYAGFRTLDSVIRAKEIFGQTSLTIISQKFHNERALYLAKYKNIKAIAYNAKDIKGRYGTKTRLREYLARTKASLDLLFNIQPKFLGKKIEIS
- a CDS encoding DUF2809 domain-containing protein; this encodes MTNQFNRTYLVLTLLILITEILIAIYIKTGFVRHTLGDVLATILVFSFFRSFLKVNPIKLGIYVLIFAFTLELIQFLNVLDYFNVQNKIVRIALGTTFQATDLIAYTLGVVIIVITDIKLFSNE
- a CDS encoding DUF1361 domain-containing protein gives rise to the protein MNNIKQLINNQFKTFALLTVSIVFSMVLLMIRMKLTHSFFYLFLVWNLFLAVIPFAITSYLASLPKLNKFELISWFGVWLLFLPNAPYIITDLLHLKRSDSHLLWLDILVVGSFAMVGLMLFFISILDMKNCLVKRIKLKYVNSLITIIIFLCGFGVYLGRFLRYNSWEIVQDPISLFSDILEIIFYPGQYSEAWLFTLLYGTFLMVGFYLFKVISSK